The following is a genomic window from Caldicellulosiruptor danielii.
CTGACGGTATTTTGAAGGATGAGGAGATCTACAACATCTTTGATACAAAAAAGATTTTAAACAGACCAATTGTCATTGCGGTTGATGCCCACTCAGGACTTGCAGGTATTGCGGCATGGATTAACACCTACTTTAGGCTTGAGGGCGACCAGAGGATTGACAAGCGCGACCCACGAGTTGCTAAAATCAAAGAGTGGGTTGATAAAGAGTATGAAAACGGAAGAACAACTGTTATTGGCGACGATGAGCTTGAGATGGTTGTTCGAGAAGTCATGCCAGAGCTTTTCAAGATGCATGAAAGCAGAGTAAAATAGTTTTTCTCAACATAAAAAGAGCCAGTCCTAAAAAGTTGGGCTGGCTTTTTACTTGTGTATTTTTCTTGTCTGTTTCCACTTTTCTACAAACTTCATCTTACTTCTCATATTTCTATATTCCCAGTACTCTTTTTCATCAAGAAATATACTTCCCCAAAGATAAATTGTAGGTATAGGGAGTTCTTGGACTGAATAGAAGTCTTTTAAAAATACTTCTTTTATTTCGTTGAAACTGTAAATATCAAAAAGCTTTTCAATGTGTTCCCAATAGCCTTTTGCTAATACTGTCTTTATTATTAATTCTTTGTGTTTTTCTGTATCTAACATTTCAAAGTTATAATTTTTGAATAGAATTTTAAAATCCTCTGGAAGTTTCACAGAAGAGTCCCTCTTTTCTTTATATACTTTTCAATTACTGTTTTAGCTTGCTGAGTTAAAAACATTTCTATTTCATCTACTTTTGGTTCTTCACCAATTACAGAGATTAATGCTGTTTCTTTGTCAATTAAATCATCTGTGTACATAAGCTGTTCTAAGAATAATTTCTTTGAAAAAACTGGTTCACCCTCTATTACAAATTTCTGGGGTGCTTTCTCTAAGATATATTCTAAAGTTACAATACCTTTTTTAAGTAGAAAATACAAATCAATATAATCTCTGAATGTTGGTCGTCTGCCAATGGTATACGCTTTCATCAAAGCTATTTCCTTAGGAGATGCTAAATTGATTCCTTTTAAACGAATGTCTATTTTATCACCTTGGACTAATGGCTCAATCAAAGGGAAAGGATATGCAATGAAACTTACCTTTACTCCACATATAGTTGAAGTCATCTGGTCGACTTGCTTTATAATAATATTTACATCTTTTTTTGAGAACAAATTGGTTAAAATATTGTAAATATATTCGAATTCTATTTTTTCGCTAACTTCTTTTTGAAAAAAATCCAAATCATATGACTTTCTATGGCGAAGCTGTAATGCCAATGCAGTACCACCTGCAAGGTAGAATTTTTTTGCCAAATTGCTTTTAGCGATATTTCTACATATTTCATATCCTTCTGGGTCTAATACTTCCATATCCATCAAAACTGGCTCCTTTTTTGTTTTTTCTTCTGTAATCATTATAACATAAACGTATTTGCTTGAATTAAATTTTAATTTAGATCTAAAAAACTTATCTTAGGTTATGTTGTTCGTATTTGTTATCAGGCAGTAATTGACAAATAGAGTATTGTAAGGTTTAATTAGCGAAACACAAATTATACAAATATAAATTACTTTTTATATACTGTAACCAAAACAATTAAAAATTACCTCAAAAACTTTATAAAAATTAAAATGCAATTTTGGTATTGACAAATTGCAAAATGAAGAATATAATGAGAGTTAACAAAGAGAATAAAGAAAGAAAGGCAAAGGCGCCTTTCAAAAGGTTGCCTTTGCCTTTTTTATTTACCACCGCAACTTACTCAATACTTCTTTTACCCTATATGGGATAATACTCCACCCACAACCCCATTTGTAGTGTTTTTTCCTTTACTTTTTTCTTTAAAACAGCTTTTTTATTATACCACATAAGTTTATTTCTGAAAAGAGGGGGCGCAAGGAGGTGTCAAAAAGTGCTTTTCAACTTCAAATCAACTTTCAATTAAATGAGGAGGGTTAAAAATGAATAGAGGTTTTAAAATTCTACTTGGCATCGTATTTTTGATCTTTATAGTAATATTAGGATTTAGCACAGCAAAAGCTGACCAGATTACACCTGAAAAGGTTGCAACAGCTATTGATAATGTGTGGGTGCTTGTCACAGCGTTTTTGGTCTTTTTCATGCAAGCAGGGTTTGCAATGGTTGAAGCAGGTTTTACAAGAGCTAAGAACGCAAGCAACATTGTTATGAAAAACTTAATGGACTTTGCAATTGGTTCTGTAATTTTCTGGCTGTTTGGGTTTGCATTCATGTTTGGCAAGGACGCTGGTGGTTTCATAGGAACGTCAGGATTTTTCCTGAGCGATTCATTCAAACATTTAGGGCTTTCAATTCCACTTACATCATTTTTAATATTTCAGACAGTATTTGCAGCAACAGCTGCAACAATTGTATCTGGTGCTATGGCTGAGCGAACAAAGTTCATTGCTTACTGTATCTACAGCGCAGTTATTTCATTCATAATATATCCTGTTGTTGGTCACTGGGCATGGGGCGGCGGCTGGCTGAGCAAGCTTGGCTTTATTGACTTTGCAGGTTCTACTGTTGTACATTCTGTTGGTGGCTGGAGTGCATTGATAGGTGCCGCATTGCTTGGACCGAGAATAGGAAAATACACAAAAGATGGCAAGGTCAATGCTATCCCAGGCCATAGCATAACCTTAGCAGCACTTGGTACATTTATCTTATGGTTTGGCTGGTTTGGATTTAACCCAGGTTCTACTCTTTCAGGTATGAACGACAAAATCGGCGATATTGCAGTCAATACAAACTTGGCAGCTGCAATGGGTGCAGACTTGGCGATGATATATACATGGATAAAGTACAAAAAGCCTGATGTCAGTATGACATTAAACGGTGCTTTGGCAGGACTTGTTGCAATCACAGCAGGATGTGCATCAGTCAACACATGGGGAGCAGCAATTATTGGTGGTCTTGCAGGAATACTTGTAGTTGTCGCTGTTGAGTTTATTGACAAAAAGCTCAAAATTGACGACCCAGTTGGTGCAATCTCAGTTCATGGCGTTTGTGGTGCGTTTGGAACATTGATGGTTGGGCTTTTTGCAACAGATGGAGGACTTTTCTATGGCGGTGGAATAAAGCAATTTTTAGTTCAGCTTGCGGGTGTAGCTTCAACATTTGTATGGACCACAATAACAGCCTTTATCCTCTTTGCAATTATCAAGCTTACAGTTGGCTTGAGAGTCTCTGAAGAGGAAGAGATAGAAGGTCTGGATGTTGCAGAACATGGTACGGCAGCGTATGGCGACTTTGTAATGAAGTCTCAAGCAGTGAAGTAAAAATGCGTATGTAAACCAAATTTTAATTGAAAAGGGTGAAGGTTATGAAAAAGATTGAGTGTATAATCAGGCCTGAGAAGCTTGAAGAGGTAAAAGATGCTTTAAACCAGCTTGGCATCAAAGGTATGACAGTGTCACAGGTTATGGGCTGTGGTCTTCAAAAGGGAAAGACTGAGTATTACAGAGGTGTTGAGATTAACATAAACCTCTTACCAAAAATAAAGATTGAGCTTATTGTAAAAGACTCAGAGGTTGATAGAATTGTAGACACAATCATAAAAGTTGCACGCTCTGGCAGGATAGGCGATGGAAAGATATTCATCTACAATGTCGAAGATGCAGTGAGAATCAGAACCGGCGAAAAGGGAGAAAGTGCGATATGAAATTTGGGGGGCTTACCTCTATCTTCGGTCAATAGTTTCCCGCTTACAATTTGGCAACAGCAGGCATCCAAAACACCCCCAAATTGAGAGGACAATAAATCTGCCTTGCCTCTTGCGCCCCTCTCTTTTGAAAAAGTGAATAATGTGTTTTGTGCCTGCCATTGCCACGTGTTATCAGAAGTTTTGAGAAAACCCAAAAAATTTGGTGTCTGCTGTTGCCCTTTTTATAGATTTTACCCTTATTTCAAATAAGGATAAAATTCAGGGGAAGAGCAAATAAGTACTTCCTTCACCCTCCACACAAGCTGGTGAATTTGTACAAATAATCTCCCCCTGGCATGCAAAGTTATATCCCCTTTGCACCCTCAATTTAAAGTTTACCATAACAAAATTGACAATTCAATAAAAAACTATCTTGGTAAAAGGGAGGTCAAAAAAAGAATGAGACAGATTGCAATCTATGGAAAAGGTGGTATTGGAAAGTCTACAACAACTCAAAACACTGTTGCAGCTTTAGCAACTCTTGGCAAAAAGGTGATGATTGTCGGATGTGACCCAAAAGCTGACTCAACGCGCTTAATTTTGGGTGTCAAATCACAGGTGACTGTGATGGACACAGTTAGAGAGGTAGGAGAGAGCAATGTCAAGCTTGACAAGGTAATGTTCACAGGCTTTGGCGGAGTTAGGTGTTTTGAGTCTGGTGGGCCAGAGCCTGGTGTTGGATGTGCCGGGCGTGGTGTTATAACAGCAATCAACCTTTTAGAAGAGCTTGGAGCTTTTACCGAGGATCTTGACTTTGTGTTCTATGATGTTCTGGGTGACGTTGTTTGTGGTGGTTTTGCTATGCCAATCAGAGAAGGAAAGGCAAACGAGATTTACATTGTAGCCTCTGGTGAGATGATGGCTCTTTATGCTGCAAACAATATCTGCCGAGGAATCCTCAAGTTTGCGGAGACAAGTGGCGTCCGACTTGGGGGAATTATCTGCAACTCAAGAAGGGTAGAAAACGAAAAGGAGCTTTTAGAAGCGTTTTGCAAAAGACTTGGCACACAGCTTATAAAGTTCATACCCCGCGACAACATTGTCCAAAAAGCAGAGATTAACAGAAAAACTGTGATTGAGTACGACCCTGAGAGCAATCAGGCAAAAGAGTACTTAGACCTTGCAAAGAGAATAATAGAAAACGATATGTTTGTAATTCCAAAACCAATGCCAATGGATGAGCTTGAAAAGCTGATTGAAGAGTATGGGTTGGCAGACTAACATACATCAAAAAAGTAGAAAAATTCAGGGAGGTATTTTGAGTTATGAAGATGATAAGGGCAATAATAAGGCCGGAGATGCAAGAAAAGGTTGTCCGTGCACTTGACTCAAATGGTTTTGTTTCTATGACAAAGATTGATGTGTTTGGCCGAGGCAAACAAAAGGGAATCAGGACAGGGAGTATCCTATATGATGAACTTCCAAAAACAATGCTAATGATGGTTGTTGAGGATGAGGATTGCCAAAAAGTTGTGGATATCATCCTACAAAATGCATACACAGGAAACTTTGGAGATGGCAAGATTTTCATAAGCCCTGTTGAGCAGGCTTATACAATCAGAACAGGTGAGAAGAAGCTTTAAATTTATTTACAAAACATAAGGTGGTGAATTTCTCAAAATGAAAGAGATAATTGCAATTATCAGAATGAACAAGGTTGGCGTGACAAAGGATGTGCTTGCGGCAGCAGGATACCCTGCTGCCACATTCCAAAAAGTATTGGGGCGCGGCAGGCAGCGAGGACTGGTTGGCGAGGTAAAAGCTATTGAGGTTGACAAGGCAACCGAGATGGTCCTTTCATCATCTGCTATGGAGTTTGTTCCAAAACGCATGATTACAATCATTGTTGATGACAAGGATGTAGAAAGAGTTGTCAACATTATCATGGCGGTAAACCGCACAGGTCAGGTAGGAGATGGAAAGATATTTGTCCTACCTGTTGAAGATAGCATAAGAATCAGGACCAAGGAAAAAGGCTTTGAGGCTTTGGTATGAAAAATTGTAAAAAAAGGGGGCTGAATAAAAATGCCATTTGTAACTCTTGATTGTGACAAGTGCATTGAAGAAAGAGGAAGACACACATATATCACTGATAAGAAAAATCCTGTGATACCTGTATGCAACGTCAGAACAGTGCCTGGCGACATGACAGAGCGCGGGTGTGCGTTTGCAGGAGCAAGAGGTGTTGTTGGAGGTCCTGTTAAAGATGTAATTCAGATAGTCCATGGTCCAGTTGGCTGTGCTTACTATACATGGTCGTCACGAAGACATCTTTCAGACAGTGAGTTTCACAGAAAATACTGCTTTTCAACAGACATGCAAGAAAAGGACATAGTCTTTGGAGGGGAAAAGAAGCTTTACAACGCCATCATCGAAGCAAACCAGGAATTTCCTGAGGCAAAAGCAGTGTTCATCTACGCGACATGTCCTACTGCCCTGATTGGCGATGACTTGGAAGCAGTTGCTAAAAAAGCTTCAAAAGCAATTGGAAAGCCGGTTATTGCCTTCAACTCACCAGGATTTTGTGGTGTTAGCCAATCCAAAGGACATCACATAGCAAACCACACAATATTTGAAAAGATTGTTGGGACAAAAGAACTTGAAGACCCAACACCTTATGATGTTAATATCATAGGCGAGTACAACATTGATGGAGATTACTGGGTGCTTGAGAAGCTATTTACAAAGATTGGCTTGAGGATTATAACAGCATTTACTGGAAACGCTTCTTATGATAATCTTTGCAAGATGCACCATGCAAAACTCAACATTGTACATTGTCAAAGGTCAGCAACATATATAGCAAGGCTGATGAAGGAAAAGTATGGAACACCGTTTATTCGTGTCACACTTTTCGGGATAACAGAGACAATCAACTCACTTCGTGAAATTGGCGAATTTTTCGGGATACAAAAGAGGGTTGAAGAGGTCATTGAAGAAGAGCTCGAGTCAATCATGCCAAGGCTTGAGTTTTTCAGAGAAAAGCTACGAGGAAAACGCGCAATGATCTATGTTGGTGCACCGCGTGTTTGGCACTGGATACCGCTTATGCGTGACCTTGGTATAGAAGTTGTAGCTTGTGCTACCACATTTGGGCATGAGGATGACTATGAAAAGATAAATGCAAGGGCAGACGATGGTGTGCTTGTCATAGACAATCCCAACGAACTTGAGCTTGAAGAGGTAATCCAAAAATACAAACCTGATATATTCCTCACTGGTCTTAAAGAGAAATACCTTGCGCACAAGCTGGGTGTGCCGTCCCTCAATTCACATTCGTACGAGAATGGGCCGTATGTGGCCTTTGAAGGACTTGTAAACTTTGCAAGAGACCTTTACAAATCATTGTATGCACCTGTTTGGAATTTTGTAGGAGAGAGGTGGAGTGCAAAATGGCAACCAAACTGGCTAACCCTTTAATCTCAAAGGCAAACAGGCATGTGACAATAAACCCGCCAAAGATGTGCCAGCCAATTGGTGCAATGTACGCAACCCTTGGTATAGACAAAGCAGTTCCGCTTGTCCAGGGTTCACAAGGATGCTGCACTTATGTGCGATACCAGTTCAACAGACACTTTAAAGAGCCAGTGAACATTGCAGTGACATCGTTCCATGAGGATGCGGCGGTCTTTGGCGGGCGCGCAACCTCATAGAAGGTATTAGAAACCTTGTTTTGAGATACTCGCCAACAGTAATTGGTGTAATTACCACATGTTCGAGCGAGACAATAGGCGATGACATTGAAGCATTTATCAAAGAGGCGTACAAAAAGCTTTCTGAGGAGCTAAATAGCGAGGCGGCAAAGGGTGTATATATTGTGCCCATTCACACACCAAGTTATGCAGGAACACATGTAAAAGGGTATGACACAGCAACCATCTCATATGTAAGGTACTTTGCAAAGAAAAAAGAGGAAAATGGCAAAGCATATATAATCCCTGGCATGATAAACCCCGGCGACATTGAGGAGATAAAACACATCTTAGACCTTATGAAGATTGAGTATTCAGTGCTATTTGACATCTCAAAAACTCTAAACTCGCCACTTATGCCGCCAAAACCACTCTACCCTGAAGGTGGTACACCTTATTCAGAGCTTGAAGACAGTGCAAACGGCAAGGTAGCAGTTTCACTTTGTCCACATGCCGGAGGCTCTGCTGCCAAGTATTTGGAAAGCGAGTTTGGTGTAAAGAGCATCTTAGGCCCGTTCCCTGTTGGTGTTGCTAATACTGACAAGTTCATTGAAAATTTCTCACAAGTATATGGGGTTGAAATACCCTATGAACTAAAAGTTGAAAGAGGGCTTTTATTAGATGCCATGGCAGATACATGCCAGTACACAATGATGAAGAAGGCTGCTGTGTTTGGCGACCCTGACATTGTGATTGGTGTCACAAGATTTTTGTGTGAGCTTGGAATGGATGTCAAGGTGGTTGAGACTGCAACCCCAAGCCCAACATTCACAGATGAGATAAAAGCTATATTTGATGAGTACAACATAGAAGGTGAGATTCTTGTTGACAGCGACCTTTACGAGTTTGAGTACTTGGCGAAAGAGGCAGGGGTTGATGTTGTGCTTGGAAATTCAAAAGGTGTTGAAGTTACCAAATCAATAAAATGTCCACTTGTCAGAATAGGTTTTCCTGTATACGACAGAGTAGGGTATTTTAGGTACGGAATTACAGGGTACAGAGGCAGTATATGGCTTTTGGATTTGATTGTCAATACCATCTTAGATTATTCGTATCCGCATGATAAGCTACATCAGTAAAGTTTTTGATTTTTGTATATGAAAGCGGTGAGATTTATGAATGTTCAAAATCTTTTGCAGCAAAGAGCACAGCATATAACCAAAGATGGAATTCCTGAGTGTCAAAGACCTACAATCCCAGGGATTATGTCCCAGCGCGCATGTACCTATTACGGTGCGCGCTGGGTACTTGCCCCAATTAAAAATTCTCTTCATCTTGTTCATGCACCAGCTGACTGTGCATTTTACGGTCAGAATGTCAGGAAGAAAAACTACATGATCCTCTCAACAGACCTTATAGAAAAGGACATCATATTTGGTGCATCAAGGAAATTAGAAGAGAGCATAGTTGAGGTAGACAAAATCTTTGATAGCTACGACCTTATATTTGTTTACGCAACATGCACAGCTTCGCAAATTGGCGAGGACATTGAATGGTCAATTAAAAGGGTGAAAGACAGGGTTAACAAAATTCTAATCCCAGTTGTTGTTCCTGGGTTTTCGGGGTATTCACAAGCAGATGGGCATCACATCGCACAAAGAGCAATTGCAAACTATATACTCAAAAATTTCAAAAAGACAAAAGAAATTGAGAATTCTGTCAATATCATTGGCGAGTACAATGTAGCAAGAGAGAGCCAAGTTATAAAAAGGCTTTTAGAAAAAATGGGGATAAATGTAATTTGCACCTACACAGGCGATTGTAGTCTTTCTCTGATGGAAAAAAGCGTAAATGCAAGGCTAAATCTTTTGGTTTGTAAAAGCTCTGGACTTTTGCTTGCACAGTTTATGAAAGAGAGATTTTCAATACCGTATATGGAGGTCTCTTTCTATGGTATTGAAAACACCATAGCCTCAATTAAAAAG
Proteins encoded in this region:
- a CDS encoding nitrogenase component I subunit alpha; protein product: MPFVTLDCDKCIEERGRHTYITDKKNPVIPVCNVRTVPGDMTERGCAFAGARGVVGGPVKDVIQIVHGPVGCAYYTWSSRRHLSDSEFHRKYCFSTDMQEKDIVFGGEKKLYNAIIEANQEFPEAKAVFIYATCPTALIGDDLEAVAKKASKAIGKPVIAFNSPGFCGVSQSKGHHIANHTIFEKIVGTKELEDPTPYDVNIIGEYNIDGDYWVLEKLFTKIGLRIITAFTGNASYDNLCKMHHAKLNIVHCQRSATYIARLMKEKYGTPFIRVTLFGITETINSLREIGEFFGIQKRVEEVIEEELESIMPRLEFFREKLRGKRAMIYVGAPRVWHWIPLMRDLGIEVVACATTFGHEDDYEKINARADDGVLVIDNPNELELEEVIQKYKPDIFLTGLKEKYLAHKLGVPSLNSHSYENGPYVAFEGLVNFARDLYKSLYAPVWNFVGERWSAKWQPNWLTL
- a CDS encoding P-II family nitrogen regulator codes for the protein MKKIECIIRPEKLEEVKDALNQLGIKGMTVSQVMGCGLQKGKTEYYRGVEININLLPKIKIELIVKDSEVDRIVDTIIKVARSGRIGDGKIFIYNVEDAVRIRTGEKGESAI
- a CDS encoding nitrogenase component 1; amino-acid sequence: MNVQNLLQQRAQHITKDGIPECQRPTIPGIMSQRACTYYGARWVLAPIKNSLHLVHAPADCAFYGQNVRKKNYMILSTDLIEKDIIFGASRKLEESIVEVDKIFDSYDLIFVYATCTASQIGEDIEWSIKRVKDRVNKILIPVVVPGFSGYSQADGHHIAQRAIANYILKNFKKTKEIENSVNIIGEYNVARESQVIKRLLEKMGINVICTYTGDCSLSLMEKSVNARLNLLVCKSSGLLLAQFMKERFSIPYMEVSFYGIENTIASIKKIAKFFGKEKAADIVAEEELSKIKHKLQFFKNKLQGKKALVLLGGSRIGFMTNAFKEAGLSILVCGSQFGCSNDYQTARCVLPDSILVDDFNCAEVEEIILRFSPDLFIGGTREWYLSHKFGVPFLVLPQETKPYACFEGFLHLLVDIYKEVFAPVWRLI
- the nifH gene encoding nitrogenase iron protein, producing MRQIAIYGKGGIGKSTTTQNTVAALATLGKKVMIVGCDPKADSTRLILGVKSQVTVMDTVREVGESNVKLDKVMFTGFGGVRCFESGGPEPGVGCAGRGVITAINLLEELGAFTEDLDFVFYDVLGDVVCGGFAMPIREGKANEIYIVASGEMMALYAANNICRGILKFAETSGVRLGGIICNSRRVENEKELLEAFCKRLGTQLIKFIPRDNIVQKAEINRKTVIEYDPESNQAKEYLDLAKRIIENDMFVIPKPMPMDELEKLIEEYGLAD
- a CDS encoding DUF6922 domain-containing protein, with the translated sequence MKLPEDFKILFKNYNFEMLDTEKHKELIIKTVLAKGYWEHIEKLFDIYSFNEIKEVFLKDFYSVQELPIPTIYLWGSIFLDEKEYWEYRNMRSKMKFVEKWKQTRKIHK
- a CDS encoding nucleotidyl transferase AbiEii/AbiGii toxin family protein, yielding MDMEVLDPEGYEICRNIAKSNLAKKFYLAGGTALALQLRHRKSYDLDFFQKEVSEKIEFEYIYNILTNLFSKKDVNIIIKQVDQMTSTICGVKVSFIAYPFPLIEPLVQGDKIDIRLKGINLASPKEIALMKAYTIGRRPTFRDYIDLYFLLKKGIVTLEYILEKAPQKFVIEGEPVFSKKLFLEQLMYTDDLIDKETALISVIGEEPKVDEIEMFLTQQAKTVIEKYIKKRGTLL
- a CDS encoding P-II family nitrogen regulator yields the protein MKEIIAIIRMNKVGVTKDVLAAAGYPAATFQKVLGRGRQRGLVGEVKAIEVDKATEMVLSSSAMEFVPKRMITIIVDDKDVERVVNIIMAVNRTGQVGDGKIFVLPVEDSIRIRTKEKGFEALV
- a CDS encoding ammonium transporter, which translates into the protein MNRGFKILLGIVFLIFIVILGFSTAKADQITPEKVATAIDNVWVLVTAFLVFFMQAGFAMVEAGFTRAKNASNIVMKNLMDFAIGSVIFWLFGFAFMFGKDAGGFIGTSGFFLSDSFKHLGLSIPLTSFLIFQTVFAATAATIVSGAMAERTKFIAYCIYSAVISFIIYPVVGHWAWGGGWLSKLGFIDFAGSTVVHSVGGWSALIGAALLGPRIGKYTKDGKVNAIPGHSITLAALGTFILWFGWFGFNPGSTLSGMNDKIGDIAVNTNLAAAMGADLAMIYTWIKYKKPDVSMTLNGALAGLVAITAGCASVNTWGAAIIGGLAGILVVVAVEFIDKKLKIDDPVGAISVHGVCGAFGTLMVGLFATDGGLFYGGGIKQFLVQLAGVASTFVWTTITAFILFAIIKLTVGLRVSEEEEIEGLDVAEHGTAAYGDFVMKSQAVK
- a CDS encoding P-II family nitrogen regulator encodes the protein MKMIRAIIRPEMQEKVVRALDSNGFVSMTKIDVFGRGKQKGIRTGSILYDELPKTMLMMVVEDEDCQKVVDIILQNAYTGNFGDGKIFISPVEQAYTIRTGEKKL